The sequence below is a genomic window from Streptosporangium lutulentum.
CGACGAGTTGCTCGCCTGGGCCGCCGCCCAGCCGCACTCCCCGCAACTGTCCTCGAAACTCCTCGGCGGATGGCTCGCCCTGAGCACCGGCCGCGGGCTTCCGATCATGCGTTTCGCGGCCGCCAACCAGACCGCGCTACGCACCGTCCTGCCCGCGGACCAGGGCACCGTCCAGCAGCGGCTCGAGAAGGCCACTCAGATCATCTCGGGTCCGGACGCCCCTCTCCAGGAACGCCTGCGCGTCCGGATGGCCCTGCTCAGCGTGCACATCACCGTGATGGCCTCCCACGAGACGGAAGCCGGCGACGCCGACATCCTCGCCGCCGCGACGCACGCGGCGGCGTTGCTGACCGGCGACCTGTTCCCGGCCCCGCAGCTCCCGCTCACCGAGCGGTGCGGTTCGACCGGGATGTGGCCGGAGACGACCGGCGACCAGCGGTGTTCGTGACCTCGGGGGCCCGGGCCCGGCCGCGGCGCGCCGATGGAAGGTCACGCTGAGGAACGGGAGACTTCTTTGCGTCGCCGTACCGTCTCACCGGCGGGGAAGTGGCCGGCCACGGTTCGGAGCGTGCTCAGCGTAGGTGCGACCGGCTGCCCTGCGAGCATTTCCTCAAGCGCGTCGTTCAGCCCGTCCTGGACCGTCCGGACGCGCTCGGCCAGCTGCCTGCCGGTTTCCGTGAGTGTCAGGGTGACGTGCCGCCTGTCGCTCGCGCTGGTCGTCCGCTCGACGAGCCCCGCGGTCACGAGCCGGTCGACCAGCCTGCTCGGGTTCGCCCCCGACTCGCACACCAGCAGCTCACCGAGTCCGGAGAGGGTGAGGGCTCCACGGTCGTCGAGGACGCTCACCACCTCTCCCTGGGACGGCGTGAGACCGAGCGGGCGGAGCGCGGCGGCGAGCATGCGGTTGCCCTCTCGCTGCACCGCCAGGATCAGGTAGCGGAACT
It includes:
- a CDS encoding TetR/AcrR family transcriptional regulator is translated as MRRKGTDTRAEIQDVALALFTEHGYDATSMREIAERLDITKAALYYHFKSKEAIILSLFEEHLSAFDELLAWAAAQPHSPQLSSKLLGGWLALSTGRGLPIMRFAAANQTALRTVLPADQGTVQQRLEKATQIISGPDAPLQERLRVRMALLSVHITVMASHETEAGDADILAAATHAAALLTGDLFPAPQLPLTERCGSTGMWPETTGDQRCS
- a CDS encoding MarR family winged helix-turn-helix transcriptional regulator, with amino-acid sequence MKDAEEFRYLILAVQREGNRMLAAALRPLGLTPSQGEVVSVLDDRGALTLSGLGELLVCESGANPSRLVDRLVTAGLVERTTSASDRRHVTLTLTETGRQLAERVRTVQDGLNDALEEMLAGQPVAPTLSTLRTVAGHFPAGETVRRRKEVSRSSA